One Bacillota bacterium DNA segment encodes these proteins:
- the pyrE gene encoding orotate phosphoribosyltransferase — MTEQEIVDLLRRTGVIMEGHFRLTSGRHSPTFLQCSQVLQYPQYAEILCRQLAAPFAGSGVQAVIGPAVGGIILAYETARALGVRAIFAEREEGQMRLRRGFSISPGERFLVVEDAVTTGGSVNEVLELLAQARARAVGVAVMVDRSGGKVGFGVPQVALVTLDIPSYSPAECPLCRAGVPLTYPKGAAV; from the coding sequence GTGACAGAACAGGAGATTGTGGATCTGCTGCGGCGTACGGGCGTGATCATGGAAGGGCATTTTCGGTTGACGTCGGGGAGGCATAGCCCGACATTCCTGCAGTGTTCCCAGGTGCTCCAGTATCCCCAGTACGCCGAGATACTGTGCCGGCAACTGGCGGCTCCCTTTGCTGGGAGCGGAGTGCAGGCGGTGATCGGCCCTGCGGTGGGAGGCATCATCCTGGCGTACGAAACGGCCCGGGCCCTTGGGGTGAGGGCCATCTTTGCGGAAAGGGAAGAGGGCCAGATGCGCCTGCGGCGCGGGTTCTCCATTTCTCCCGGGGAGCGTTTCCTGGTGGTGGAGGATGCCGTGACCACCGGGGGTTCGGTGAACGAGGTGCTGGAATTGCTGGCACAGGCCCGGGCACGGGCGGTGGGCGTGGCCGTGATGGTGGATCGCAGCGGGGGAAAGGTGGGGTTCGGCGTGCCCCAGGTGGCCCTGGTCACCCTGGACATCCCCTCGTACTCTCCCGCCGAATGCCCGCTCTGCCGTGCCGGTGTCCCCCTTACCTACCCCAAGGGCGCAGCGGTCTAA
- a CDS encoding lysophospholipase — protein MGHETGALAGARGAELFWQCWRVPRPRGVLVIVHGLGEHSGRYQNVVDALEGTPLSIWTHDLRGFGRSTGPRGHVDSFWDYMEDLDCFLEYIVAMEGDLPVFLLGHSYGGLIALHYALCRPGRLAGLVLSSPCLGLAVRVPPWKHGAGMVLSWLLPRFSMPSGIDPGLLSHDPQVVERYRNDPLVTDRVSARLYTEMLAAMERVARKAVQLRVPCLLLLAEEDALVSVPVAENVFVRLGSSEKEVHTYPGYYHELFNEQGKEVPLACLRQWLERRLT, from the coding sequence GTGGGACACGAGACGGGTGCCCTGGCGGGAGCGAGAGGGGCAGAACTGTTCTGGCAGTGCTGGCGTGTTCCCCGGCCGCGAGGGGTACTGGTCATCGTCCACGGCCTGGGGGAACACAGCGGTCGCTATCAGAACGTGGTGGACGCCCTGGAGGGCACGCCCCTGTCCATCTGGACCCATGACCTGCGCGGGTTCGGCCGGTCAACGGGACCGCGCGGGCACGTGGACTCCTTCTGGGACTACATGGAGGACCTGGATTGTTTCCTGGAGTACATCGTGGCGATGGAAGGAGACCTCCCCGTATTCCTCCTCGGGCACAGCTACGGAGGACTCATCGCCCTGCATTACGCCCTGTGTCGGCCCGGACGCCTGGCGGGCCTGGTGCTGTCCAGCCCCTGTCTGGGGTTGGCGGTACGGGTTCCCCCGTGGAAGCACGGGGCGGGGATGGTGTTATCCTGGCTTCTTCCCCGTTTTTCCATGCCCAGCGGCATTGATCCCGGACTGCTTTCCCACGATCCCCAGGTAGTTGAGAGATACCGCAATGACCCGCTGGTCACCGACCGGGTGAGCGCCCGGCTTTACACGGAGATGCTGGCCGCCATGGAGCGGGTGGCCCGCAAGGCGGTGCAACTGCGGGTCCCCTGCCTGCTTCTTCTGGCGGAGGAGGACGCCCTGGTGTCGGTACCGGTGGCCGAGAACGTTTTCGTGCGGCTGGGGAGTTCCGAGAAGGAGGTCCACACTTACCCAGGCTATTACCACGAGCTTTTTAACGAACAAGGCAAGGAAGTGCCCCTCGCCTGCCTGCGCCAGTGGCTCGAGCGCCGTCTAACGTAA